The DNA sequence CTGCCGGGATCACGTCGTCCGGGCCTTTACTATTTAGCCAAAAGTGCAGATGTACGGATGAAGTGTTCCCGCTACGATACCACGAGTCTGGGCCAGGGCTATGTGTTGTCGGCTTATGAGTATTTAATTAACGAAATCTGGCTAGACACAAAAATGACCCCACTGAGTCCGACCTACTTCGACCAGGAAGCCTTGTCCTTTACCCAAGAATTTGAGGAATTGCAGTTTGATGGCAATCCTCAGTTCAAAAAAGTGGCCACCATCCACTCCTTCTTTACCGATAAATTCGAAATATACCCCGATTCGATTGTCCGCAAAGGAGAGCCCTGCGGCCGCTATGCCTCAGATATTGATCAGGAGCTGGCCGCTAAGTATGAGATCGACATCAAATACATTCTCAAAAACGTACTCGGCAACATGACCACCACTCGCTGCTCTTCTACGGCGAATCCTTTTTGCGATCCTAATGATCTAAAAGAAAAAGAAAGCACCCTCTTATTTGATTGTATCTATACCATCAATAATGAAAACCTGGGTATTGGTGGTGGCTATCCTTATCAAAAAGGTTATCTCCTGCAAAAGCAAAACTATGCCGACAATTTGATTTGTGCTTGTGAGTGAGGATATTGATCCTAATTAACGCTTTTGGGGCCATGCCTTCTCCCATCCCGACTTTTCTAGACGGGGACGGGAGAAGGCACCGGCTGTCCGCCGCTCCTTCGTGCAGGGTATGAACCCTGCCCTACGGAGCGGCTCCCATCCCTCGTCCTTAGTCGCTCCGCGCCTCGCTCTTCAGGCTAGGCCTTGCGCCCTACGAGCCACGGTTCGCCCATGCCCCTCGCTGGCGGGGTCGATTCGTAGAATCAGGGGTGGATTCCCCGCTTTCTAATCATGAAATTCCATGCTTACTAAATCCCCTTATAATCCCTCAGATGGTTCAAAAAAAAATCTGTTCGGCGTCGGCTGTGCCTGCGTTGAGGTGTACCCCTCTTTTGTAAACCCCATCACCAATTTTTGTGTTTCATGGTATTAATACCCATTTGCGGATAAGACTCCGCTAAAAAATCATCCCCTCCTTTGGAATACAGATACAATCCCGACCTCCCCATCGTACGCCCCGACTGGCCAGGCAATCCCTATAAAGATGGGGCTTTTCAATACTTGGAAGATCCTTTCTACCCCGAGTTCAAGACCGTTTTTCGGATGCTCCTGACGCCTAACCCACAGCGCAAGGAGAAAAAGGCCGACCAGTGGCGACCAACCATCATGCCAAGCACCGATTGGATCGCTGACAAAGAGCGGGATTTTCTGGTGTGGCTGGGCCATGCCTGTTTTGTGATCCAACTGGGAGGTATCCGCTACATCACGGACCCAGTACTGAATGGAATGCCGCTGGTGCCGCGCTTGGTGCATCCGCCATTTCCGACCACCAAGATTACGGGCGTGGATTATATCCTGATTTCGCACGATCACCGCGATCATTGTGACCAAAAATCACTTCAGCAGCTGTTACAAGTGAATCCCAAGGCGAAAATCTTTACCTCCCTCGGCATGGATCGTACCATCAGTAAATGGATAGGGAATACTCCCGTACAAATGGCGGGCTGGTACCAACAGTTCAAAAGTCCCGATCACGAACCGCAATTGACGTTTTTGCCTACTCGCCATTGGAGTCGCCGCGGCTTGTTTGATTTTAACCAGGTCCTTTGGGGCGCATTTCTCTTTGAGTACCAGGGTAAGCGGCACTACTTCGGGGGCGACAGTGCCTACCACTGGCCTTTTGCCGATACTGGCAAGCACTTCCCTGATATTGATATTGCCATGCTCGGCATTGGTGCCTACGCCCCCGACTACATGATGCAGGGCGCTCACATGAATCCCGAAGAAGCAGTACAAGCCTGGCAGGACATTGGCGCCAAACGCCTACTACCTATGCACTATGGCACCTACGACCTGAGCAACGAACCCGCCAGCGAGCCCTACCGCCGTGTACAAAAGGCGATGGCCGAACGCGAGCGCAGCCATGATTTGATTTTACCGGGGGTGAATGAGGTAGTGTATTTGTAAAAGCTACTTCTTAACCTTCAACCACCCCGCAATGCTGATCCGCGGCCGATTGGGCGCAGCGTGTACCTCGTGCTCCGTTTCATCGCTTTTGAAGAAAACCAGGCGACCGCCCATGGGGTAGACACTCAGGGGGTTGTCGCCGATGTAGAGACTCAGTGAGCCACCATCTTCTGGTTGCCAATTTTCATTGAGATAGAGTACCATGGAAAATCGACGACCCCGGTCGGATTTAAATTGGTCAAGGTGGCGCTTGTAAAAGCTGTTGGGTTCGTAGTAGGCGTAGTGGAATTCGTATTCATTGATGCCGGTGTAGCAGGTGGCGTTGAGATAGGCGATGAAGCGCTCTATTTTTGCAACAAATAAAGCTTCTAGCGGGTTGTTGGAATTTTCGTTGATCCAGTAAATGACATCACCCCGGATTTCAGCGTTTTTTTTGTAGTCGAAATTCCTGCCCACGCCAGCGGGGTACATGAGTCCTGCCTGGTGATAAGCCAGCAGGTTTTCGCGTAAGCCACTAATTTCTTCCGGGGTGAAAAAATCATCACACACCCCGTATTCGTTATTGATAAGTGCTTCAATCAACAGCTCAAATTGCTGTTCTTCGGCTGCTAATCGTGCTTCGTTGACCATGCTTTTTTTGTTTTAGCACAAAAAAAAGCCACCAACCCAGACAGGTTGATAACTCGCGTAATTAATCGGAGATGGACGCCCCGGTTTATTGGGCAAACGTCACTCAAAAATACCGAGCAAAGATA is a window from the Lewinella sp. LCG006 genome containing:
- a CDS encoding 2OG-Fe(II) oxygenase — encoded protein: MVNEARLAAEEQQFELLIEALINNEYGVCDDFFTPEEISGLRENLLAYHQAGLMYPAGVGRNFDYKKNAEIRGDVIYWINENSNNPLEALFVAKIERFIAYLNATCYTGINEYEFHYAYYEPNSFYKRHLDQFKSDRGRRFSMVLYLNENWQPEDGGSLSLYIGDNPLSVYPMGGRLVFFKSDETEHEVHAAPNRPRISIAGWLKVKK
- a CDS encoding MBL fold metallo-hydrolase, translated to MEYRYNPDLPIVRPDWPGNPYKDGAFQYLEDPFYPEFKTVFRMLLTPNPQRKEKKADQWRPTIMPSTDWIADKERDFLVWLGHACFVIQLGGIRYITDPVLNGMPLVPRLVHPPFPTTKITGVDYILISHDHRDHCDQKSLQQLLQVNPKAKIFTSLGMDRTISKWIGNTPVQMAGWYQQFKSPDHEPQLTFLPTRHWSRRGLFDFNQVLWGAFLFEYQGKRHYFGGDSAYHWPFADTGKHFPDIDIAMLGIGAYAPDYMMQGAHMNPEEAVQAWQDIGAKRLLPMHYGTYDLSNEPASEPYRRVQKAMAERERSHDLILPGVNEVVYL